A part of Vigna radiata var. radiata cultivar VC1973A chromosome 11, Vradiata_ver6, whole genome shotgun sequence genomic DNA contains:
- the LOC106776895 gene encoding serine/threonine-protein kinase SAPK3, with translation MEEERYETLKELGSGNFGVARLAKDKKTGELVAIKYIERGKKIDANVQREIVNHRSLRHPNIIRFKEVFLTHTHLAIVLEYAAGGELFERICNAGRLSEDEARFFFQQLISGVSYCHSMQICHRDLKLENTLLDGNPAPRLKICDFGFSKSALLHSQPKSTVGTPAYIAPEVLSRKEYDGKIADVWSCGVTLYVMLVGAYPFEDPEDPKNFRKSIGRIMSVQYAIPDYVRVSKECRHLISSIFVANPAKRITMSEIKQHLWFRKNLPREIIEAERRGYEETQKDQPSQSVEEIMQIIEEARTKIHTREQTSTGSSNVVHVDEANEEVDDHFAKNLVLE, from the exons ATGGAAGAAGAACGATACGAGACTCTGAAGGAGCTTGGTTCGGGGAACTTTGGAGTGGCAAGGTTGGCCAAAGACAAGAAGACAGGGGAACTTGTTGCTATCAAATACatagaaagaggaaaaaag ATTGATGCGAATGTCCAAAGGGAGATAGTAAACCACCGATCTCTAAGGCATCCGAATATTATTAGGTTCAAAGAG GTATTTCTGACCCATACTCATTTAGCTATTGTCTTGGAGTATGCTGCTGGAGGTGAACTCTTCGAGAGGATATGCAATGCTGGTCGATTGAGTGAAGATGAG GCAAGATTTTTCTTCCAGCAACTAATATCTGGAGTTAGCTATTGTCATTCCATG CAAATATGTCATAGAGATCTGAAATTGGAAAACACTCTACTTGACGGAAATCCAGCTCCTAGACTTAAAATTTGTGACTTTGGTTTCTCCAAG TCTGCTTTGCTGCACTCTCAGCCTAAGTCAACGGTTGGAACTCCTGCATACATTGCTCCAGAAGTTTTGTCACGAAAGGAATATGATGGAAAG ATTGCAGATGTTTGGTCGTGTGGTGTGACTCTTTATGTGATGTTAGTTGGAGCATACCCATTTGAAGATCCAGAAGATCCTAAGAATTTCAGAAAGAGTATTGGG AGAATTATGAGTGTTCAATACGCCATACCCGACTACGTTCGTGTTTCTAAGGAGTGCAGGCATCTTATCTCTTCTATTTTTGTTGCTAATCCTGCCAAG AGGATCACCATGTCGGAGATAAAACAACACCTTTGGTTTAGGAAGAACTTGCCGAGGGAGATAATTGAGGCTGAAAGAAGGGGTTACGAGGAAACACAAAAGGACCAACCAAGCCAAAGTGTGGAAGAAATAATGCAGATCATCGAAGAAGCAAGGACAAAAATTCACACTCGTGAGCAAACTTCGACAGGATCGTCGAACGTTGTACATGTTGATGAGGCTAACGAGGAAGTTGATGACCACTTTGCCAAAAATCTAGTCCTTGAGTAA